One Amaranthus tricolor cultivar Red isolate AtriRed21 chromosome 1, ASM2621246v1, whole genome shotgun sequence DNA window includes the following coding sequences:
- the LOC130820250 gene encoding UDP-D-apiose/UDP-D-xylose synthase 2, translated as MASSTRVDLDGNQIKPFTICMIGAGGFIGSHLCEKLMSETPHKVLAVDVYNDKIKHLLEPSSLPWADRIQFHRINIKHDSRLEGLIKMADLTINLAAICTPADYNTRPLDTIYSNFIDALPVVKYCSENNKRLIHFSTCEVYGKTIGSFLPKDSPLRQDPSYYVLKEDESPCIFGSIEKQRWSYACAKQLIERLIYAEGAENGLEFTIVRPFNWIGPRMDFIPGIDGPSEGVPRVLACFSNNLLRREPLKLVDGGESQRTFIYIKDAIEAVLLMIENPARANGHIFNVGNPNNEVTVRQLAEMMTKVYSKVSGESEIETPTVDVSSKEFYGEGYDDSDKRIPDMTIINKQLGWNPKTSLWDLLESTLTYQHRTYAEAVKQSISKPVASS; from the exons ATGGCGTCCTCAACGAGAGTAGATCTTGACGGAAATCAGATTAAACCTTTTACTATTTGCATGATCGGTGCTGGTGGTTTCATCGGCTCTCACCTTTGTGAGAAACTCATGTCTGAAACTCCTCACAAAGTTCTTGCTGTTGATGTTTACAATGACAAGATCAAGCATCTTCTTGAACCTTCATCTCTTCCTTGGGCTGATCGCATTCAGTTTCACCGTATCAACATCAAGCATGATTCTCGTCTCGAAGGTCTTATCAAAATGGCGGATCTG ACGATTAATTTGGCAGCGATCTGTACTCCTGCTGACTACAACACTCGTCCTCTTGACACAATCTACAGCAACTTCATTGATGCTTTGCCAGTG GTCAAGTACTGTTCAGAGAATAACAAGCGTCTCATTCACTTTTCCACTTGTGAAGTGTATGGAAAAACCATTGGAAGTTTCCTTCCCAAGGACAGCCCTTTGCGCCAG GATCCTTCGTACTATGTTCTCAAAGAAGATGAGTCCCCCTGCATCTTTGGCTCCATTGAGAAGCAAAGGTGGTCCTATGCATGTGCAAAACAATTGATTGAAAGGCTCATCTATG CGGAGGGTGCTGAAAATGGTCTTGAGTTCACAATTGTGAGACCTTTCAACTGGATAGGCCCCAGGATGGATTTCATCCCTGGTATTGATGGTCCTAGTGAAGGTGTCCCAAGAGTTTTAGCCTGCTTCAGCAAT AACCTCCTGCGTCGTGAACCACTAAAGCTTGTGGATGGTGGTGAATCTCAGAGAACTTTCATTTATATCAAGGATGCCATTGAAGCTGTTCTCTTGATGATT GAAAATCCAGCTAGGGCTAATGGTCATATCTTCAATGTCGGCAATCCCAACAATGAAGTTACTGTTCGACAGCTTGCTGAAATGATGACCAAG GTCTACTCAAAGGTGAGTGGAGAGTCGGAAATCGAAACACCCACTGTTGATGTAAGCTCTAAAGAGTTTTATGGTGAAGGATATGACGACAGTGACAAAAGAATACCAGACATGACCATTATCAACAAACAACTTG GTTGGAACCCAAAGACATCTCTGTGGGACTTGCTGGAATCAACCCTCACATACCAGCATAGGACATATGCTGAAGCTGTGAAGCAATCAATCTCAAAGCCAGTTGCTTCCAGCTGA
- the LOC130796877 gene encoding protein ALP1-like, with product MDRIMQSLRRKRRLKQLQLVVTNVVVVLMMYWVWYMTSIATVRGVQLIQSKRDRKILRLKIMHRLIQESDVHCKSELHVNRQTFNIICEMLKEIGGLTRTKNMSLDEIVAMFLYTLAHHKKNRSIAHFFIRSGETVSRQFNLCLRAILKLHEHLLYKPTPILEECEDERWKPFKNCLGALDGTYVNVTVHPQGRGKYRTRKGNIAMNVLGVCAPNMQFIYVLPGWEGSAHDVRVLRNALTRPNGFRVPRGNYYLVDGGYTNCEGFLAPYRGQLYHLKEWTDRQPQTAEEYYNMKHARARNVIERCFGLLKGRWSILRSPSFFPIRTQGRIVMACCLLHNLIRKVMPTDDVEEENMSNDNSDNDSDDEVEYITTIATSDRWTNYRNTLAQDLFNAWRESVRQGLY from the exons ATGGATCGAATTATGCAATCCTTACGGAGAAAAAGACGTCTAAAACAACTTCAATTGGTAGTAACAAATGTAGTTGTAGTTCTTATGATGTATTGGGTTTGGTATATGACAAGTATTGCTAcggttaggggtgttcaattgATCCAAAGTAAAAGAGATAGAAAAATATTGCGCTTAAAAATTATGCATCGCTTAATACAAGAAAGTGATGTGCATTGCAAAAGTGAACTTCACGTTAATAGACAaacctttaatattatttgtgagATGCTTAAGGAGATTGGAGGCCTCACTCGGACAAAAAATATGTCTCTTGATGAGATAGTTGCCATGTTTTTGTACACTTTAGCTcaccataaaaaaaatagatctaTTGCTCACTTTTTCATAAGAAGTGGAGAGACCGTGAGTCGGCAATTCAACTTATGTCTGAGGGCTATACTTAAGTTGCATGAGCATTTGCTTTACAAGCCCACACCAATATTAGAAGAATGTGAAGACGAAAGGTGGAAACCTTTTAAG aaTTGTTTAGGAGCATTGGATGGTACCTACGTAAATGTAACTGTACATCCCCAAGGTCGTGGTAAATATCGGACAAGAAAAGGTAACATTGCTATGAATGTGTTGGGTGTTTGTGCACCCAACATGCAATTTATCTATGTTCTTCCGGGTTGGGAAGGCTCTGCTCACGATGTTCGTGTTCTTCGCAATGCTCTCACTAGGCCAAATGGCTTTAGGGTTCCTAGAG GTAACTATTATTTAGTCGATGGGGGGTATACAAACTGTGAGGGTTTTCTTGCTCCATATAGAGGGCAACTATATCATCTTAAGGAATGGACAGATAGACAACCACAAACTGCAGAAGAGTATTACAATATGAAGCATGCTCGAGCAAGAAATGTAATTGAAAGATGTTTTGGGTTACTTAAAGGGAGATGGAGTATACTTAGAAGCCCCTCCTTTTTCCCTATTCGAACTCAAGGACGTATTGTGATGGCTTGTTGTTTACTTCATAATTTAATAAGGAAAGTGATGCCCACAGATGATGTAGAAGAAGAGAATATGAGTAATGACAATTCCGATAACGATTCTGATGATGAAGTTGAATACATTACTACAATAGCTACTTCTGATCGATGGACTAATTATAGAAATACGTTAGCTCAAGATTTGTTTAATGCTTGGAGGGAAAGTGTTAGACAAGGTTTGTACTAA
- the LOC130796957 gene encoding uncharacterized mitochondrial protein AtMg00810-like, giving the protein MSQRKPVSTPVATSGKLCTNVGSPCADPTLYRSLAGALQYLTFARPDISYAVQQVCLYMHDPRVEYMATIHRILRYVKGTLHHDLQLYRSTISTLLSYTDTDWGGCSVTRRSTSGYCVFLGDNLFSWYAKRQPTVSKSSAEAEYRGVTNVVSET; this is encoded by the coding sequence ATGTCTCAACGTAAGCCCGTTTCTACTCCTGTTGCTACATCTGGTAAACTTTGTACTAATGTTGGTTCTCCTTGTGCTGATCCTACATTATATCGTAGTCTGGCTGGTGCTTTGCAGTATCTTACTTTCGCTCGACCCGATATTTCCTATGCTGTTCAGCAAGTTTGCCTATATATGCATGATCCTAGAGTTGAATATATGGCTACTATTCACCGCATTCTCCGCTATGTCAAGGGTACTCTTCACCATGATCTGCAATTGTATCGTTCTACAATTTCCACTCTTTTGTCCTATACCGATACTGATTGGGGTGGTTGCTCTGTCACCCGCCGTTCTACCTCTGgttattgtgtttttttgggTGATAATTTATTTTCCTGGTACGCTAAAAGGCAGCCTACTGTCTCTAAATCCAGTGCTGAGGCTGAATATCGTGGGGTTActaatgttgtttctgaaactTGA